In Salvelinus namaycush isolate Seneca chromosome 20, SaNama_1.0, whole genome shotgun sequence, the following proteins share a genomic window:
- the LOC120065567 gene encoding zinc finger E-box-binding homeobox 2-like, with protein sequence MAEESRGKRRKQANPRRNRVDIEQASSLGSEGKDDDKVGLWSLEVQDYQDSLDKTSLTPSEGEGDGEGTEPAGSPSPRGLSTRPHNLSLSPSPRGGHWAEGAEEESPGSGLTMEDKDGEREQGSLKTYSQRSDSQALEDMAHYDFLVQLRKASSHHPASHHYHQHHQPPNGSATAPAMYHPGSLNLHDDPLPIWSPGTQHGIPLSPDATRNLQACPFCQRPYHLGASLREHIKFCHERDGGHMVCPVCGYTARYRAQMEQHMALHSQVEDKHPVSDHGIESRKFKCLQCGKAFKYKHHLKEHLRIHSGEKPYECSNCKKRFSHSGSYSSHLSSKKCLAGGGGGSGRNSSGMGSPYPPHTQEERPPMGLERNLYLPRDHGTRLLRGQELGWELGRRWDSTPERFLRASVFKDTTLLPYLHAGTGGKFEQMLQEMLHREEGGSGSAREEGRLGVHNGGRDGKASPEAPLKLKRDRAGSGDGQGVGGGVTCRWCSQLFPSPAILLQHERYLCKIYQEAMEVSEDPHSKKHLSPLYFSTRPPLHPPPSPDNHKPPAMTNGFPKDKSPLQRPSWNSVPQQLLVAMHSPLPPSPDSLATRSHWSSQESGRSGGSPGQPAPTSPATDMSSPPPLGRRRVPSSGFGSHLCLDLSSAVLTTPASRAAPQGRTHRSYSSENDQPLDLSLPKPQEGKALENSKPYNGHPHWEEKRQKTQRDPAENQHHRRLSVRLSPPPHQHHAVYSSAHIARGSIYSAYPLFNPMMLAGLAGSGHDGVPSLPLGRPVRNQGFLSPMTYMMESDTDAVLKRIHQERRALMGEVMGRGSLDYLSLIQEGGEGEGGPGRKRLKKTDEGLYACDICDKTFQKSSSLLRHKYEHTGKRPHECQICRKAFKHKHHLIEHSRLHSGEKPYQCDKCGKRFSHSGSYSQHMNHRYAYCSLHQDQEEGEELPRTPGRSTDVGHMAVDTPLSMEDTPTFLSDSSLDGGVEGRVDEEEEDEEHETEENEGGRMKEACSLSGYRSGEGLEPSPSLVQGSPVGRDREREQRERDEEQVDRHNGERESASLGTHGLETNHHWDKDTLERNGDQTDTYELSPEAPVSQQWTSVPKQCI encoded by the exons TGGACATTGAGCAGGCCAGTTCGCTGGGCTCGGAGGGGAAGGATGATGATAAGGTGGGTTTGTGGAGCCTAGAAGTCCAGGACTATCAGGACAGCCTGGACAAGACCAGTCTGACCCCCAGCGAGGGAGAGGGTGACGGGGAGGGGACTGAGCCAGCAGGCAGCCCCAGCCCTAGGGGCCTCTCAACTCGGCCCCACAACCTAagcctcagccccagccccagaGGGGGCCACTGGGCAGAGGGGGCCGAGGAGGAGAGCCCTGGGAGTGGGCTAACCATGGaggacaaggatggagagagggagcagggatcACTCAAGACCTATA gtcagaggtcagacagTCAGGCCCTGGAGGACATGGCCCACTATGACTTCCTGGTGCAGCTGAGAAAGGCATCCTCCCACCACCCGGcctcccaccactaccaccagcaCCATCAGCCCCCTAACGGCAGCGCTACAGCCCCAGCCATGTATCACCCTGGCAGCCTGAACCTCCACGATGACCCCCTTCCCATCTGGTCTCCTGGGACGCAGC ATGGCATCCCTCTGAGTCCTGATGCTACGAGGAACCTTCAGGCATGTCCTTTCTGCCAGCGCCCCTACCACCTCGGTGCGTCTCTACGCGAGCACATCAAGTTCTGCCATGAGCGGGACGGGGGGCACATGGTGTGCCCGGTCTGTGGGTACACTGCCCGCTATAGGGCACAGATGGAACAACACATGGCACTGCACAGTCAGGTGGAGGATAAG CACCCTGTGTCCGACCACGGCATAGAGAGCAGGAAGTTCAAGTGTCTCCAGTGTGGGAAAGCCTTCAAGTACAAACACCATCTCAAGGAGCACCTCCGCATCCACAGTG GCGAGAAACCGTACGAGTGCTCCAATTGCAAGAAGCGTTTCTCTCACTCCGGCTCCTACAGCTCACACCTCAGCAGTAAGAAGTGCCTGgccggaggaggaggag GTAGTGGAAGGAACAGCAGTGGGATGGGCTCTCCCTACCCTCCCCACACCCAGGAGGAACGTCCTCCAATGGGGTTAGAGAGGAACCTGTATCTCCCTAGAGACCATGGTACGCGTCTCCTCCGGGGCCAGGAGCTAGGCTGGGAGTTGGGCCGGCGGTGGGACTCCACGCCGGAGCGCTTTCTCCGGGCCAGTGTGTTCAAGGACACCACCCTGCTGCCGTACCTACATGCCGGCACCGGGGGAAAGTTTGAGCAGATGCTGCAGGAGATGCTgcacagggaggagggagggtctGGCTCAgccagggaggaggggagactGGGGGTTCACAATGGAGGGAGAGACGGGAAGGCATCACCGGAGGCTCCGTTGAAACTAAAACGCGACCGTGCCGGCTCGGGTGATGGCCAGGGGGTAGGTGGAGGGGTAACATGTCGTTGGTGCTCCCAGCTCTTTCCCAGCCCCGCCATCTTACTCCAGCACGAGCGCTACCTCTGTAAGATTTACCAAGAGGCCATGGAGGTGTCTGAGGATCCTCACAGCAAAAaacacctctctcccctctacttCTCCACCAGACCCCCTCTCCACCCACCACCATCACCAGATAACCACAAACCCCCAGCGATGACCAACGGTTTCCCGAAAGACAAGTCTCCTCTCCAGAGACCCAGCTGGAACTCTGTCCCTCAGCAGCTGCTGGTTGCCATGCACTCCCCCCTCCCGCCCAGCCCAGACTCACTTGCCACGAGGTCCCATTGGTCCAGCCAGGAGAGTGGCAGGAGTGGCGGCAGCCCTGGCCAACCAGCACCAACCAGCCCTGCTACAGACATGTCATCCCCTCCCCCATTGGGGCGAAGACGGGTCCCCTCTTCAGGGTTCGGCTCGCACCTCTGCCTGGACCTGTCCTCTGCCGTCCTCACCACTCCTGCAAGCCGAGCCGCCCCCCAGGGAAGGACCCACCGGTCGTATAGCTCCGAGAATGACCAACCCCTGGATCTCTCCCTCCCCAAGCCCCAGGAGGGGAAAGCCCTAGAGAACAGCAAGCCCTATAATGGACACCCTCACTGGgaagagaagagacagaagaccCAGAGAGACCCAGCAGAGAACCAGCACCACCGGAGGCTGAGCGTCCGTCTCAGTCCACCTCCtcaccag CATCATGCAGTCTACAGCAGCGCTCATATCGCCAGGGGTTCCATCTACAGTGCCTATCCTCTGTTTAACCCTATGATGCTTGCTGGGCTAGCTGGCTCGGGGCATGACGGGGTCCCCTCCCTGCCCCTCGGCCGTCCAGTTCGCAACCAGGGATTCCTCTCACCCATGACCTACATGATGGAGTCAGACACAGACGCTGTGCTGAAGAGGATCCACCAGGAGAGACGAGCATTAATG GGTGAGGTGATGGGCCGCGGGAGTCTGGACTACCTCTCTCTgatacaggagggaggagagggcgaGGGGGGACCAGGGAGGAAGAGACTAAAGAAGACAGACGAAGGCCTGTACGCTTGTGACATCTGTGACAAAACCTTCCAGAAGAGCAGCTCTCTGCTCCGACACAAGTACGAGCACACAG GTAAGCGTCCTCACGAGTGCCAGATCTGCAGGAAGGCCTTCAAGCACAAACACCATCTAATTGAACACAGCCGCCTGCACTCTGGAGAGAAGCCCTACCAGTGTGACAAGTGTGGCAAGCGCTTCTCCCATTCGGGCTCCTACTCCCAGCACATGAACCACCGGTATGCCTACTGCAGCCTGCACCAGGACCAGGAGGAGGGTGAGGAGCTCCCTCGAACCCCAGGACGGTCCACCGATGTGGGCCACATGGCCGTGGACACCCCCCTTTCCATGGAGGACACCCCAACATTTCTTAGTGACTCCAGTCTAGACGGGGGGGTAGAAGGGagagtagatgaagaggaggaagacgaggagcACGAGACAGAAGAGAATGAAGGCGGACGTATGAAGGAGGCATGTAGTTTGTCAGGGTATAGGTCTGGTGAGGGATTGGAGCCGAGCCCCAGTCTGGTACAGGGGTCCCCTGtggggagggacagggagagagaacagagggagagagacgaagAGCAGGTTGAcagacacaatggagagagagagagtgctagtCTAGGGACTCACGGACTGGAGACCAACCATCACTGGGACAAAGACACATTGGAACGAAATGGAGACCAGACAGACACATACGAGCTGAGCCCGGAAGCTCCAGTGTCACAACAGTGGACAAGTGTGCCAAAACAATGCATCTAG